ctggagaacaggagctgaggggagaccttctgatctctgaactgcctgaaaggagcttggagccaggggggtcgggctctgctccccaggaacaagcgccaggagcagaggaaacggcctcaagttgcaccaggggaggttgaggttggatgtgggaacaatttcttccccaaagggctgtggggcattggaacaggctgcccagggcagtgctggagtcaccatccctggagggctggacagacggacatgaggttctcaggacatggggcagggacaggggtgggttatggttggactcttgatcttgaggggcttttccaaccaaaatgattctctgattctacaAATGTTCCTGATGCTGGTGACAGCCACAGGAAGGAGGATGCTCAGAGGCATCAGCCCTGGCTGGAGAGACTTTTTTGGCTTCTCCTTGGAAGCAATTCAGTGTCTGACCCAGCACTCGCAGCCGGTGGGATCatgacagagcagcagcaggtcgAGAATGGAGCTCAGCGCTTTGCTGCGCCGCATAAGCCCTTGGCACACACGGCATTTTCCTGGCGCGACATATTGCACCAGCACCGAGCCCAAGAGGTCACATCATCTCATTCGTGCAGGTCCCTGCCCCCCGCGGAGCGTTTTGAACTCAAACAAGCCGAGCAAAAAGTCTCTTAATACTTTTTAGAGCAGCGCTTTGTTCTGCAGGCTGGAGGAGGGACTGTTAACCCACACAGCGAAGCGTTTCAGGTTTAATCACgttgctttgcaaaaaaaatagaGGGGGGGGATTTGGTGCGCTGCTGCTGGTGAGCGCCCCGGCGATCGGCCACGAGCGACGCCGGATGCGTTGGAACTGGAATTcgctctccctccttccttggGGAGAAGTTACTGGGTACGCGGAGGTAATTATTGCTTTTATTCAGCACTAAAGCAATAATTTCGAGGGATATGTTAGAAAGCTAGCAATTTCCTGCCAGTGAGTGACAGATGTTTTGCCATCCACGAGACGTGCTTTCAGGCTCCTACTAATTACCATGACACAAATTGGCAGGAGTTTTTCTTCCCAGGCTCCCAACTCTAATTTTGCGttcttttctgctattttttttttaaaggtggaCTCTCCGTGTTGTCGCACTTTGGTAAAACCCGTGTTTGGTTTCCTAaccttccccttctctctccctgccCAGGTTCGTACCCCTCGCCCAAGGCGGGGGCCACGCTGGTGGTCTACAAGGACTTGCTGGTGCTTTTCGGCGGGTGGACGCGGCCGAGCCCTTACCCCCTGCACCAGCCGGAGAGGTTCTTCGATGAAATCCACACCTATTCGCCCTCCAAAAACTGGTAAGGGCACATCTGGATTCGAAGTTCAGGCTTTGATCCTGGAAATACGCAGCTGTGGCACAGCTGGAGGAATTGCTGGAGGGTGTTTCTCCGAGCGTGCCGGGGACTGGCTCGTAGGGAAGCTCATGTTCCTCGGTGTGGCTGATCCTGGGGTGTCTGCCGTGCtcttaatgaaacaaaaaccttaaaaaggaaagaaaaacaaggcacAAAACCACACCGAGGACATGGACACGCTGCCATCTGGCACTCGTTGGGTGGTGGTTGCTTCCATATGGCTCTCACCTTGTACCTAAAGTATTCCCAGACTCCCTGAGTGTTCCCATCACCAGGTGGGAAGTCAGGATGTGAACGTGTTAAACATTTAATCGATTTGCCTGCAAGACAGTGAGGAAAAGAAGAGATAAAACCTTTACTCCTGGAGTTCTGGCTTATAGCAATGGTCCAAACTCAAAGCTCCTGTGACCCCCCACTTGAGATGCAATAAAGCACCATTTTTGTAAACTCTCTGCCTTTCCAGCCCCTGGGCTCATAATAAAACATCCAGCAGAGGCTGTGGAGGTGACAggaattttccttttccctttaaaCATTGTTGGGCTGGTTTTTGACCAGACTTTCTCACTCCTGCTTGTGTGAGAAAGGAGCAAATACTTTATCAAAGCGGCGATGGTTCCTGCTCCTCTTTCATTGAGAACTTTTCATCATCAAAAGTGTCCATTATCCAGTGCACTTTTGGGCAGTGTCATCCAAACGCTGTAATTAAACCGCATTGGAAATAATTCAGGGCGAACTTAATTGGAAGGGGCAGTATTTCCAACTTGGCCTGGTGACTTTgtcatgctttaaaaatgttaaacacATTAGTATTTCTAATTAGTTTCGCTGTTATTTGGCTCTTTGGAGGTTTTCCTCTGTAACGTGTTCTTGAGGACTTTGCTGTCCCCTgggatttttcattttgctgttcaTCTGGtgcatttatttcttccaaaatgtgggttttcttcctccctcttcccccaggTGGAATTGCATCGTCACCACGCACGGCCCCCCTCCCATGGCCGGACACTCCTCCTGCGTCATCGAAGACAAAATGATTGTTTTCGGGGGTTCGCTGGGATCGCGGCAAATGTAAGTTTGGGGTGAAGCTGTTTGTCGAATCCTCCTGCAAGCGAGGAGCGTACTGTGGTGGTCTGGAGTAGTTCATAGCGTTTCAGAAGGAAATCTCACAGGGTTTTGGGGTCTGCAGGCTGCCTGAGCTCGTTTTCATCTCATTGCAAATCTCCTTGAGGCTCCAGCCTGCAAAAAACATAATTCTGCTGTAAAACTCTGCCCCGAATCCACATTTCAAACGCCCTGAGGCTCTGCTTGTGCCAGCGGTATCGTCACCGCTTGTTGTCTCATCCTTGCAGGAGCAACGACGTCTGGGTGCTGGATCTCGAGCAGTGGGCTTGGTCCAAGCCCAACATCTCCGGGCCCAGCCCTCACCCGCGAGGCGGCCAGTCTCAGGTGAGCTTTTCTTCACCACACGCCGCAAAGATAAGCCAGACGCGGTTTCATTTCCAGCTTCCAGGCAGCTCTCTGCGAGTCGCCTCCAAGCCACCTCCCGATCTCCAGGTTATCTTGGAACCTTTGCCCAACGGGCCCATGTTTTCGCTCACCATCTGCACTGCGAAGGCGCTTTTTATCTCCCTGCCGCTCAGGCAGGTACCGTGCAGCGTCTTGCGCCTGATTCAGAACTCTTAATGAGCGTTTCTAGAAAACAAATTGCTGTTTTCACCCTGCAATCATCCCCCGTGGTGTGTAAGATCAATGAAGCGTTATCACAAGTTGGTTTGGCTCAAGGCCCTTTTGATTGCTCAGCTCCCCTGATTCTCAGTTGGAGCGACGCTGGATTGTTCCTGCTCGAAGCCACGGGTCTGGCAGCGCCTGTTTTATTGTCTGCCCGGGGCAGGATGCTCGTGGGAGTCACCCAGCTGGATGCAGGTGTCTCAGTCGCAGCTGCCATCCCCACCTTCCCTTTGTGGTCCCCAGGAGGGTGGTGGATGGTTCCTAGCGTGTGGTTCATCTCAGGACACCCAAAAAAGATCAGATGGGTCATGCGTGAAAGTGACTTTCTCTCCGTCCACtggaaaaggagactgagggcttTGCTTATCCACCACCAGCATCTAATAGTGGTTTATTGACTTTTTAGCGGGGCTTGTTGAGAGGTGTCcaagctggacatgaggaagaaattgttggccctgagggtggtgagagcctggcccaggctggccagagtggtggtagatgaaccatccctggagacatcccaggccaggctggacggggctctgagcagcctgagctggtgaagatgtccctgctcatggcagggtgagctgggaaggtcccttcaacacaaacccttctgtgattctataattgCTGTGAGCACGTGGCCTCCCAGCTGGTCCTTGTACCTTCTCCCCTTGAGCGCAGAGGCTCTTGAGTTCCTGGCTCAGCTCCAGGAAGGGTTTTCGCTCTCCTCTGTGAGaggagctgctttgggagctgtTTGAGACAACGCCATGGGGTCAGCCCCACATCCTGCTTTACCTTGGGCCCAGCAAAACCTGCTCTccatcccagctctgctccttaTCCCAGGGCGGACAAAATTCAGCAGGGTCTGTGTGGTTGAGAAGCCCTTGCTGAAAGCGCTGGGCGCTGCTGCGTGTCCTTCCCAATCTGAAACACTGTTCTTTGTCCCCTTCAGATCATCATAGACAACGAGACCATCTTAATCCTGGGTGGCTGCGGTGGTCCCAATGCAGTGAGTATCCTGAGGGGAGCGTGGGCATGAACCCCACGTGTCTCGCTGCAACCGAGAGCCGTGGGTGCTGGATCAGGGAGCGGGGGGACTCTGCGTGTTACCTGGATGGCATTTTATCCTGCAAATCTGAGCACCCACGCAGCAGGTTTTCCAGAGAAGCTGTCTAGCTATTGCTAGAGCTgctttaattaagaaaaaagcacCCCAGGCACTATCTGAGCAGCTCGCTGAGTTTAATTGAGCCTCAGAAGAATTAGCCCTGATTTTCTTCTGGGGTAGAAGATGGAGATGAAGGGATTTGTCCGTGGACATTGTAGGGTGTAGTCACCCCTGGGCGGTCAGATCTTGATGTAGGTCACTGttcctctgtctgcagcagcaaagcaccacTCCTGCTTCCGATGGGTTGATCTCAGCAGCACACTGGGCTCCTAAATCTCAAACCGGGCTCCTAAATCTCAAACTGGGCTCCTAAATCTGTCACCTTtctcttcacagctgttcaaagaCGCCTGGTTactgcacatgcacacaaaccCCTGGACGTGGCAGCCGCTCAAGGTGGAGAATGAAGATCACGGAGCCCCGGAGCTCTGGTGCCATCCTGCCTGCAGGGTACAGACAAGGGGGGGGTCTCTGCTCTCTCATATACACCCTTGATCATTATTGCCTGCCCAGAATGCTCCATATCCCTCCTTTTTCCCCCAGTACAGCACAAAGgctgtactgggcactggtgaggccgcagCTTGAATCCTgaggtcagttttgggccccttgCACCAAGAGAGACTTTGAGATggtggagcgagttgagagaagggaacggagctggtgaggggctggagcacaagtgtgatggagcggctgagggagctggggggttcagctggagaacaggagctgaggggagaccttctgatctctgaactgcctgaaaggagcttggagccaggggggtcgggctctgctccccaggaacaagcgccaggagcagaggaaacggcctcaagttgcgccaggggaggttgaggttggatgtgggaacaatttcttccccaaagggctgtggggcattggaacaggctgcccagggcagtgctggagtcaccatccctggagggctggacagacggacatgaggttctcaggacatggggcagggacaggggtgggttatggttggactcgatgaacTTGAGGGTctctccaaccaaaatgatgatTCTCTGATTCCAAGGGTCATCTTGCCATGTGTAACCTGTTCTCTCCCCTCTACTCTCCAGGTGGGACAGTGTGTTGTGGTTTTCAGCCAAGCTCCCAGCGGCAGAGCCCCGCTCAGCCCCAGCCTCAACTCTCGCCCCTCTCCCATCAGTGCCACACCGCCCGCCCTGGTCCCCGAAACGCGGGAATACCGCTCCCAGTCTCCTGTCAGGAACACGGACGAAGCTCCCTGTGTCAACGGCCGCTGGGGCACCTTGCGACCCCGAGCGCAGAGACAAACCCCCTCGGGATCCCGGGAgggcagcctgtccccagccagaGGGGACACTTCTCCTGTGCTCAACGGTGGGAGTTTGTCACCTGGAGCCGTGGCAGCCGGCGGTGCCTCTTTGGACAGCCCGGTGCAGCTCGTATCGCCCAGCACACCCTCCGCGGCCGAAGGATATGACCTAAAAGCAGGGCTGGCCCTGGCGCCACGCCGGGGATCGCTACCGGAGCAGAAAGACCTGCGATTGGGATCTGTCGACCTCGGCTGGGAGCAGAAACCGGCTTCCATCCTCTGCCAGACGGACGGCGCGGACAGCAGGACGGTCAGCATCAGGAACCCCCCCGAGCAAACCAACGGCGTCCACACGCCGCCCCACGTCGCCAGCTCCCTCCCGGGCGCCGTTTCCCCCGGCGCGCTCCGGAGGAGCCTGGAAGCCGTCAAAGCTCTCTCTTCCAAAAACCCCTCGGCTTCCGCTGCGCTCAGCCcccctctggcttcttccccGGGCTCCCCGGGCGCCGAGACGGGTTCGACGGCACGTTTGGGCTCTACCCAAAGCGACGGCCATTCCTTACCTCCCATCGCCCGCCGCCTGGGCCACCACCCTCCCCAATCCCTCAACGTGGGGAAGCCTTTGTACCAGAGCATGAACTGCAAACCCATGCAGATGTACGTGCTGGACATTAAAGACACCAAGGAGAAAGGACGAGTCAAATGGAAAGTGTTTAACAGCACTTCAGTGGTGGGGCCGCCCGAAACCAGTTTACACACAGTGGTGCAAGGCAGAGGGGAATTAATCATATTCGGTGGCCTCATGGACAAGAAACAAAACGTCAAATATTATCCCAAAACAAATGCCTTGTACTTTGTGGGAGCAAAAAGATAATTCCGGCCCCTTCGCCGCCgtctccttctcccctccctccccgcggctcttccctctccttccccagccctcgCTCCGTCCCGCAGGCGTTCAAACTGTGAATTTAGGCAGCAAGAAACCAATAAAATCCAAGCAAAACCTCCAGCGCTGCCCCACCGGGTCCCAATTAGAGCCCGGTTGTGTTTACAGGAGCCGCGACGCTTCGAGCCGAGGATTTGAGGTGAGCAGGTAGGGAAATCTGCCAACCAGGATCCTCTTGAGGTCGGTCTTTATTTCCCAGGGGTTTGAGAGGCTTCGTATCTCTCCAAAACTCCTGGTGGGATGCGAGTAGAAGGGAATTTCTCCAAAATTCTCCAATTTGTGTGCTGGACTCTGTgaggaaaacaacagcaatACCCCCAGGAACCTTCCAGCGCTGCAAACCTTTGCTCAACACAAACACGATGCCTTTTggagctggttttctttttgcctcTCACCCCTTTGGATGCCGCTCTGGTCCCTGTTCTCCGCACCATTAGAAGGAAGAACagactcatttttttttgtatgaaaatgccaaaaatattaagaattaGCCGAGCGTTGGcatcctcccctccctgccctgtgctggatcAGACCTGATCCGCAAAAAACTCACTTATTTCCTCAAAAAAACCTACTATTCCCCCCCAAAGCTGTGAAATTTGGCTGCCGTTTCCCTCCAAGAATTGAAGGTTTTGTTGTCACTCAGCAGCCCAAACCCGTTCGAGGCTGAACCAGCACCTCAGAACCTGGGAACGGGGTTTGTTTTCCGGCCAAAAGGGTGAATATTGGTAAATCTGAGCGTGCACGGGCTCGCTGACCGCACCTCGTCTTTGCACCTGCCTCCTTCCGCAGAGATTCAGACAGATGAAAATCCGAAGGGATCGAACCTTCCAGAAcaatctccctccttccctttcctggggatgggggggcaAAATGGGCCAATTCTGCCAAGTTTTGGTCAACAGCCTCCAGCACCCAAAAAATAAGGAGCCCTCCCCAAACCGGCAGCGCCATGACGTGGCCCCTTTTCCTCtatttctttatgttttgtcttttgaagtttttctctttattattttatttctcctttttttttctttttttccctattttttccttttttcctccttttctcctccttttctcctccttttctcctccttttctcctccttttctcctccttttctcctccttttctcctccttctttcctccttttctcctccttttctcctccttttctcctccttttctcctccttttctcctccttttctcctcctttcctcctcctttcctcctcctttcctcctcctttcctcctcctttcctccttctttcctccttctttcctccttctttcctccttctttcctccttctttcctccttctttcctccttctttcctccttctttcctccttctttcctccttctttcctccttctttcctccttctttcctcctttcctcctcctttcctcctcatttcctcctcctttcctcctcctttcctcctcctttcctcctcctttcctccttttttcctccatccCCACTGAGCATTTTGCCGGTCGGAGCCTTAAATCCCATCCCAGCCGCAGGGGTCGGGGAGGGTTTTGCTTCGGCTGCGGCTTTTCCACCTCTGTAAATAAATTCCTCATCCAATCCAACCTCTCCCCCGCCCCATCCACAACATTATTTGATGTATCCAAACAAAACgcaaaatgcagtttttccccccaaaacctcAGGAGCACCGAGGGTGAGGTATGAACTATTTCTTCTCCAATTTAAGCTTCATTTGGAGCTTCGGCATCAATTCATTCCCCCCCCAACTTTGCATGTCTCACTCCCCCCacaaaaagaagtcaaaaaagGGATGGATGACACCATTGGGTCGACATCTGTCCATCCTCAAATGGTCCCAAAATCCCCCCAAACTGCCCCAAAATCCATGTAACCGCTCCCAAAATCCCCACGGGGCGCGGAAGGGCATGTTCTGCGCCGTTAATGATAAAACTCACCCCAATTTTGACGCAAACCGCCCCCCCTCGAGCCGCTGGTGCTGTGAGCGAGGTGTCACCCCCCCCGCGACTCAGGTGTCCCCCCCATCGTCATCCCCGGCTCGGCCGAGCATAGGAATGAAAAGCGATTTTTGGTGATATTTAAAATCTTGTGTacatttttttggggggggaagggggttAATgggttccccttcccctcctcccccaccccatccTGATGAATTTTTAGCaatttaacaaataaaaaggaaaataaatatatggtTGGTCCTTTTGGGGGGGTGGAGATGACGTGTGGGGAAAGCGCCACTGTGCTCCCCATGagtttttttggggaaaagggGGATTTGGGATCTTTGTGGGTTAAGAAAGGGCAGGATTTCTGCCAGGGGATGTTGGAGAACAGGGAGAGGTGGGAAAAAAGGGGGTacaggggttttggggtgaataGGAGGGTTTGGAGAAGGGGGGTAGGGCTGGGAATTGGGGACCCCAAAGCCCAAAGTGCTGGAAATGGGGGATGGGGACCCTAAAACATGCCAGTGCTGGAAATTGGGGATGGGGACCACAAAGTGAGGAAGTGCTGGAGACTGGGGACCCCACATCCTGATAGTGCTGGAGATTGGGGACCCCAAAGTGAGGCAGTGCTGGAGattggggaccccaaaacctgccAGTGCTGGAAACTGGGGACTTGGACCCCTAAGTGTGGCAGTGCCGGTGTTTGGGGACCCCAAGATGTGGCTTTTTTGGAGTTTGGGGATAGGGACCCCAAAGCATGGCAGTGCTGGAGTTTGGGGACCCCAAAGTGTAGCAGGG
This genomic interval from Columba livia isolate bColLiv1 breed racing homer chromosome 21, bColLiv1.pat.W.v2, whole genome shotgun sequence contains the following:
- the FBXO42 gene encoding F-box only protein 42 isoform X2 translates to MASSSDSEDDGFMAVDPEDTVAEGTMEQDDEPHAELELEETRHNRSMLELPEEVLEYILSFLSPYQEHKTAALVCKQWYRLIKGVAHQCYHGFIKAVQEGNIQWESRTYPYPGTPITQRFSHSACYYDANQSMYVFGGCTQSSCNAAFNDLWRLDLNSKEWIRPLASGSYPSPKAGATLVVYKDLLVLFGGWTRPSPYPLHQPERFFDEIHTYSPSKNWWNCIVTTHGPPPMAGHSSCVIEDKMIVFGGSLGSRQMSNDVWVLDLEQWAWSKPNISGPSPHPRGGQSQIIIDNETILILGGCGGPNALFKDAWLLHMHTNPWTWQPLKVENEDHGAPELWCHPACRVGQCVVVFSQAPSGRAPLSPSLNSRPSPISATPPALVPETREYRSQSPVRNTDEAPCVNGRWGTLRPRAQRQTPSGSREGSLSPARGDTSPVLNGGSLSPGAVAAGGASLDSPVQLVSPSTPSAAEGYDLKAGLALAPRRGSLPEQKDLRLGSVDLGWEQKPASILCQTDGADSRTVSIRNPPEQTNGVHTPPHVASSLPGAVSPGALRRSLEAVKALSSKNPSASAALSPPLASSPGSPGAETGSTARLGSTQSDGHSLPPIARRLGHHPPQSLNVGKPLYQSMNCKPMQMYVLDIKDTKEKGRVKWKVFNSTSVVGPPETSLHTVVQGRGELIIFGGLMDKKQNVKYYPKTNALYFVGAKR
- the FBXO42 gene encoding F-box only protein 42 isoform X1; amino-acid sequence: MGTTNELGSVRPGKVPAAVKWNAMASSSDSEDDGFMAVDPEDTVAEGTMEQDDEPHAELELEETRHNRSMLELPEEVLEYILSFLSPYQEHKTAALVCKQWYRLIKGVAHQCYHGFIKAVQEGNIQWESRTYPYPGTPITQRFSHSACYYDANQSMYVFGGCTQSSCNAAFNDLWRLDLNSKEWIRPLASGSYPSPKAGATLVVYKDLLVLFGGWTRPSPYPLHQPERFFDEIHTYSPSKNWWNCIVTTHGPPPMAGHSSCVIEDKMIVFGGSLGSRQMSNDVWVLDLEQWAWSKPNISGPSPHPRGGQSQIIIDNETILILGGCGGPNALFKDAWLLHMHTNPWTWQPLKVENEDHGAPELWCHPACRVGQCVVVFSQAPSGRAPLSPSLNSRPSPISATPPALVPETREYRSQSPVRNTDEAPCVNGRWGTLRPRAQRQTPSGSREGSLSPARGDTSPVLNGGSLSPGAVAAGGASLDSPVQLVSPSTPSAAEGYDLKAGLALAPRRGSLPEQKDLRLGSVDLGWEQKPASILCQTDGADSRTVSIRNPPEQTNGVHTPPHVASSLPGAVSPGALRRSLEAVKALSSKNPSASAALSPPLASSPGSPGAETGSTARLGSTQSDGHSLPPIARRLGHHPPQSLNVGKPLYQSMNCKPMQMYVLDIKDTKEKGRVKWKVFNSTSVVGPPETSLHTVVQGRGELIIFGGLMDKKQNVKYYPKTNALYFVGAKR